A stretch of Cicer arietinum cultivar CDC Frontier isolate Library 1 chromosome 5, Cicar.CDCFrontier_v2.0, whole genome shotgun sequence DNA encodes these proteins:
- the LOC101488529 gene encoding uncharacterized protein: MASIIMSFVPSTTRVFATKGTSSGGGGGSSIKEEKGIFDWIIGGLQKEDQLLETDPILKKVEEKSGGTTSNGRKNTVAVPQKKKGGGFGGLFAKN, from the coding sequence ATGGCTTCAATAATCATGTCATTTGTTCCATCCACCACTAGAGTCTTTGCAACAAAGGGTACTTCAAGTGGTGGTGGGGGTGGTAGTAGTATCAAAGAAGAGAAGGGTATTTTTGATTGGATTATTGGAGGGTTACAAAAAGAAGATCAGCTTCTAGAAACTGATCCTATTCTCAAGAAGGTGGAAGAGAAGAGTGGTGGAACTACTAGCAATGGTCGCAAAAACACTGTGGCTGTGCCACAAAAGAAAAAGGGTGGTGGATTTGGAGGCTTGTTTGCAAAGAATTGa
- the LOC101488875 gene encoding cytochrome P450 86A1-like, whose translation MISFIHSMIMMIEMNTNTLPIIFTLAATLCAYLFWFHLLARNLTGPKVYPFFGSLPVLFMNRNRFHDWMTSNLNQTGGSSTYQTCILPFPFLARKQGFYTVTSHPKNIEHILRTRFDNYPKGPTWQTAFHDLLGHGIFNSDGDTWLVQRKTAALEFTNRTLRQAMARWVNRTIKNRLWCILDKAAKEKNSVDLQDLLLRLTFDNICGLTFGKDPETLSPDLPENPFSVSFDTATETTLQRLLYPWFLWRMQKLLCIGGEKKLKQSLKIVENYMNDAVSAREKSPSDDLLSRFLKKRDGNGKPFDAGKLRHIALNFVLAGRDTSSVALSWFFWLVMNHPSVEEKIVAELTAVLEASRGGECSRWTEEAVDFEEAEKLVYLKAALAETLRLYPSVPEDFKYAVEDDVLPDGTVVPAGSTVTYSIYSVGRMKSVWGEDCMEFKPERWLSVQGDRFEPPKDGYKFVAFNAGPRTCLGKDLAYLQMKSVAAAVLIRYRISPVPGHRVQQKMSLTLFMKYGLRVFLHPRQLQQPK comes from the coding sequence ATGATATCATTTATTCATAGCATGATCATGATGATTGAAATGAATACAAATACACTTCCTATTATTTTCACCCTCGCAGCTACACTATGCGCATACTTATTTTGGTTCCACTTACTCGCTCGAAACCTAACCGGTCCAAAAGTTTACCCATTTTTTGGCAGCCTTCCGGTTCTTTTTATGAACCGGAACCGGTTTCACGATTGGATGACTTCAAACCTCAACCAAACCGGCGGTTCATCAACCTACCAAACCTGCATCCTCCCATTCCCATTCTTAGCCCGTAAACAAGGCTTCTACACAGTAACAAGCCACCCAAAAAACATAGAACACATCCTCCGAACCCGGTTCGACAATTACCCAAAAGGACCCACATGGCAAACCGCTTTCCACGATCTTTTAGGACACGGAATCTTTAACAGCGATGGTGACACGTGGCTTGTTCAACGTAAAACCGCGGCACTTGAATTCACAAATCGAACTCTTCGACAAGCCATGGCTCGTTGGGTTAACCGAACCATTAAAAACCGGTTATGGTGTATTTTAGACAAAGCCGCTAAAGAAAAAAACTCGGTTGATTTACAAGACCTTCTTTTACGGTTAACTTTTGATAACATTTGTGGACTTACTTTCGGTAAAGATCCGGAAACTCTCTCCCCGGATCTACCCGAAAACCCGTTTTCTGTTTCTTTTGATACTGCCACTGAAACTACATTGCAAAGACTACTTTACCCCTGGTTTTTATGGAGGATGCAGAAGCTTCTATGTATCGGTGGcgaaaagaaattaaaacagagtttgaaaattgttgaaaattacatgaacgACGCCGTTTCGGCTCGCGAGAAATCTCCCTCCGACGATCTTCTCTCGCGGTTTCTCAAAAAACGCGATGGCAATGGAAAACCGTTTGACGCCGGAAAATTAAGACATATCGCGCTGAATTTTGTTCTCGCCGGGAGGGATACTTCGTCGGTGGCGTTGAGTTGGTTTTTCTGGCTCGTTATGAATCATCCAAGCGTGGAGGAGAAGATTGTGGCGGAGTTGACAGCGGTTTTGGAAGCTTCTCGCGGCGGAGAATGTAGCCGGTGGACGGAGGAGGCAGTGGATTTTGAGGAAGCGGAGAAGCTTGTTTATCTGAAAGCGGCTTTGGCTGAGACGCTAAGATTGTATCCGTCGGTGCCAGAGGATTTTAAATATGCTGTTGAGGATGATGTTTTACCGGACGGGACGGTGGTTCCGGCGGGTTCAACGGTGACGTATTCGATATATTCAGTTGGAAGAATGAAGAGTGTGTGGGGTGAAGATTGTATGGAGTTTAAACCGGAGAGGTGGTTATCGGTTCAGGGAGACCGGTTCGAACCGCCTAAAGATGGGTATAAGTTTGTTGCGTTTAATGCTGGACCGAGGACTTGTTTGGGGAAGGATTTGGCTTACCTTCAGATGAAGTCTGTTGCTGCGGCTGTGTTGATTCGTTACCGGATTTCACCGGTTCCCGGTCACCGGGTTCAGCAGAAGATGTCTCTCACACTTTTCATGAAGTATGGTCTACGTGTGTTCTTGCATCCACGTCAGCTTCAGCAACCCAAGTAG